Part of the Hevea brasiliensis isolate MT/VB/25A 57/8 chromosome 16, ASM3005281v1, whole genome shotgun sequence genome is shown below.
gaagattaattaattatttaattaatatggtTGTCATTTTTACAAACTAAAATCCAAGTAAATTAAGGTGAATACTTAATTAGAATTATAAAGTCATGAGGTTGAGTTCATCTGGAAGCAGGGCCATTATTCAATAGGCCTGCCTGTTCAAATTAATTTTCTTCAAAGGATAGCTAAGCTTCTCCAAATAATAAAGAAGAAATCAAGTCCTCAAATCATGCATCTTTAAATAGTATTGATTTCTTATTAGTTGGCGTGTTCTGTTTCTATTTGAAAAATTGGATTTTTaccataattttatttttttataaaataaaatttgttacATTAAATAATAGAGTGATAaagtataatttaataataaaaaataaaatgaattaaaattaaaactcttAAAAAGGCACTCTATGAAAAGCTcgtcatttttaatttatttaaaattaaattaaaatcgaaTATAACtctgaattgaaattaaaattaaatcgtaAACTAATCTTTGAGAATTACAACagtaaaaaggaaaaattaaggagACTCAATAGTCAGATTCAAATTCTTGTTGGAATGGTCACAATCATAGTACATGACGGGCGTAAGTCGTAAGGCGtctaaaaacttttttttttatgcttattgaaataatattaatatttaattacgtGCACTCTCCcacaagaattaaaaagaaaaagccCTTAACTAAGAGAAGATGTgacttttataattattattattaaaggaaTCGAAAAAGGTGGTGTCCAATTTAAAATATTTGATCTTATTCttaaataaaatgatatattaatttaaaaattctataagatATCACTTTTGGCCTAATATTTAACCATTTTCAGCTATGTAATCATAAGTTAATCAATTGCATAAATATGTTTATGTATatggaaaataaaaaaagaaagagaattcTGACTTTTTATTAACAAGTaggataaaaatataattaagttaTACAAATAAAATGACCACCTTCTTTTTTACAATTCTCAGCATATTGAgttatatttttttcatttatttaaaatttaaataatattattaaaatatttttcattatatttcaaAGATAATTTTAATATCATAATTAAGCAATTTATTGGTGATTAAAATTTGtataacaataataaaatatatttaaaataaaaaaggaagAGAGTGAGATGTTGGGGAAGAGACTAGATGATGCGAGCTTTGAATGGTGGAGGGGAGGGTTATTAATGGACACGTAATCTCCTTGAATTGAATGGGGGTGAGCGAATGGAGGTGCCCAATACAAAGATGATTAGTGGTGGCCTTACCAGTCAACAACGCAACGTGTTACATATGCTTAAAGTATCTTTACATTttgggcttttggctttttatgaCAAAGCCCCCGTCTTGGTTTCTACATTGCTAAACGCACTCTATTTACCCCTTTTCTCCATCTCTATTTGCAATCATTTTGTGGTCCtcctttccattttttttttttgtccatcTCCCACTCCTTCTCTCCCTTTCATTACATTTTCCATGTATAATTattgcaaaaattttaattaattatgacataaaaataataatttgaatCTTCAATAATGAGAAAACTTTCATTCTAAGTAAATTTTTTTGTCACTAGCATAGAAAAAGAAGctcttaatatataaatataaatgtagtaagagatgaatgattgagtacTATATTGCTCATATTGTGCAAACTGAGGAATTGGATAAAGAAAATGCAAGGGTGAAGAAGAAAGTGGCAACTGGCAACGCACAGATATAAGTACAGTACTTTTGTAATAATTGTTCAGGAAAGTTAAATGCATGTTGTCGGTTACTGGAAATAACATGTAAGGAAGTGGGTACCAAATCATAGCCCTGCCTAAAATAAAGCTTATCTTTTTGTAGTGGGGCTGGGCCTCTGTTTCTAGCTCATTGTTTTTGTTGTTCCTAAAATAACCCACCCTTTGTGTTGTATGGTTTGGGTTTTCCTAAGTTAGCTTTTATGTTTTGaaattaagtatttttttttaaataatatataaatacatttaatatatataattttgaagTATTTTTttggattaaaaaaataataataagaaaaatataaaaaaagttaATAATAATGAGAGAAAAGTATATTTTCTATTTTATGTtgggataaaagaagaaaagtataAGAGGGGAAGTTATTttataaatagtgaaaattataattttactctCAAATtaaggaataaaaatttatataatataagaatatatttattattttttatattttctttctattttctctttattttgaAGATAAAATAGAAgtagataaaaaatttttatttttctctcaaaattttttttctctttattttttatcaattcaaatataaaataataaaaaataaaattattttactccCAATTTTTTTCCCCTCTTattttttctcaattcaaatggGGTGTTAGCATTACCGAACTTTGATTGATAAAAAAGATTAGCTCTCATTTTTAGGCTCTTGAGTGTATATATATACGTAAAGATTCTATCATGAAAATGACCGAGGAGGGCGGTTTGTGGGGAAGGGAACATCTATTGGATTGTTTTTCCCTTTCTcattctttaaaaataaaaattaaaaatattatttaatttaaaattttcatttaaaaaattaataaaatagtataaaaataacaaaattggCGGTTAACTTTAATATTTAtatagtatttttttttcttaattgcatattttttatatgtaattaatttagaaATGTATAGAAGAGTGGAGCGTGGGAGGGATAAGGACAAAAGCAGTGGAGCAGTTGGTCACATCAGTAGGGGACCGCTTCCGCTTGGTTGTATTCGTTGAGGCTTTACTAGAGGGAGCCATACCAAAGGGTGGACGTGGCGATATTCGATGTGGCCCAGAGCGTGCCGCTCACGCCCCACCGTTGTGACCAAAACACAGAAAATGGGTCCCACAACTTTCTAGCCCTTTTGATTAGGTCGTGTTAAACACTCGCTTGGATTGAGAATGAGAACAGTATTATTCTTCCTACTCAATTCCACTAACTAACAGCAACATTTGTCAAAATGGTAAAGAGGGGGAGATGTGAGAGGTGGTGGTTGGGTGGCTGAGGCCCAGAGGTTGGTGACTGCCCAATAAGAAGTGCTGTAACATTGCCAGGGTCCCATGCTCACCAGGTTGCCCCCATTTTGATTTTACTGTTTGATGATCTGAACCGTCCTTTTGGCGGCTGCCTATTGAAACTGACCATAACGGAACAATAAAAAACCAGAAATAAAAAAATCACTTTGCATCAGGAGTGGTTGATCTTCATACAGGTTGCTTTATCTGGCGGTCCAGATCTATAGTTTACGATAGTTGAACTTCTACAAGTAAATTATCAGATAGATTCGATGCGCTAAAAATAATATACTCAGCActtgaaaaaataattattatctaATAATTTACACCAAAATTATCTGGTAATTTACTTTCCTTGAGAGCAAGCCAAATTCACTATACAATGTCACAATTTAcggttatcattattattattattattattattaaaacatATGTAGgtttttttgaaataaattattttaaaattttaattaaatttttatataattatatataattttttaaaatgattattttttaaattaaaaataattaaaattttttattttaaatataaaaattaataaaaaattatttaaattaaatttttataaattttgattttcaaaCAAGGATATAAAAAAGGAAGAGGGTTGCAAGAATTTAAACACTGCTCTgcaatcaaatttttaatttttttaaaggacaaatttttattatttattttctaataaaaattagAGAAACAGGAGAATgaccatttatttatttatataataggACTAGGAGGGAACTTTTTCCATTGTTACAGTATCCAGAGAGCCCATACCTTCCAATCACAGCCCACCACCTtcaatctctctctttctctctcttgaaGATTTTAGCAAAAAGCTTAGATTCATTCCTTGGAGCTAGGTACCTCTGCTTTTGAGCTTCTTAACAAGCGTTGTGGTCTCTCGTTTCATAGGAGTATTgtctatatattttctttttctttcttctcgttTCTTTGTTACTCAGACCTCAAGTAAAAGGAAGAAAGCAGAGAGATCTTTTCCCAGCTTTTCTGACTTCTCCAATTCCCTTAGAGAATCACTGTCTAACCTGTTTTCCCACCTGGGTTTTCCATTTCCAacctttttttttaactttttttattcAGAGTTCTAGcttctctcttctttttttctttattatCCTACTCATGCTTGGATACATCGAAGAGCCTGAAGCTGCAAAGAGAAGCTTTACTCTTAGTTTTCACTTTTTACTACCAAGCTTTCTTCTTTTCAAATTCTTGGCTTCTTCTATCTCAGTTCCTGAGAATTGTTTCTGGTTTGCTTCCCATGGAAGTTTAACTTGGTACAGATCTCAGTAGTGGTTCTAGGGTTCCATCCTGGAATATTTTGAGATTATTTTTAGTATTATTAGAAATGGTCGTACtaaattttgtttgatttttggaaagttgggACTTTTCTAGATTCCTCAGGGGTATGACTGCACCACGAAAAAAGCTATTCTGATTCCTCTCTAATGCTTCCTGATTTAACACTGATATTTTTGCGGTGAAACCTCCACCTCTCTGCATTTTCTTTCTGGGTTCTTTTTGCTTTCCCTCTGTTTCAACAAAGAATTGCGGATTTGTTCCAATTCTCTGGCATGTTATAATAGTTTTGCTTCTTAATTGGATGCAATGAAGTGGGAAATGGAAGTTCTTTCACCTGCATCGTATCATTCAAGCACAAATTGGCTAATAGAAGATAGCAAGAGCACCATATGGACTCCAGCGGAGAACAAGATTTTCGAGAATGCTCTTGCAGTCTACGATAAGGACACTCCTGATAGATGGCATAGGGTTGCTGCTATGCTCCCTGGGAAAACCGTAGGAGATGTCATAAAGCACTACAGGGAATTAGAAGTTGATATTAGCAATATAGAGGCAGGGCTGATTCCAATTCCTGGATACAGAACCTCTCCCTTCACATTGGATTGGTCTAGCAGTAATAGCTATGATGGGTTCAAACAATCTTATGTTCTTGGTGGGAAGAGATCTTCTTCAGGTCGGCCTGCTGATCAGGAGAGAAAGAAAGGAGTTCCATGGACAGAGGAAGAGCATAAGTAAGTTTCTCCTTGCACACTATGTCGGTGCTCATGTTCTATGACTACTATCATTTTTTTGCCCATGTACAATTCCACCATGTTTCTAGTTGAATTTTATGTATTAGGATGGGAAGTATCAGTTGAGAAGGTTTTTCTCTGAAATCTTGTTTTCTCTTGATTTTAAGGATCATATGGTGGAAAGATGTAGTGCTTAtgggtagagagagagagagaggtagtATAATCTATGTTAGAATCTAATCTGGAAGAGGGCATAATTGTACTaagattatttgaattatttcttCTGTTCGTTTGGTTTTTGGAGCTTGTGCTATGGACATGTTTTCGACAGCTGCCAGAACTTCGTTTTAAATTCTATTGGTTATACATTTGCAAATTCCTTATAACATTCTACATTTGCCTgccataatattaataattatattgttCATCAACCACAAATCATAAGAACTCAATTTGCTGCAGGCTGTTCCTGATGGGCTTGAAGAAGTATGGCAAAGGAGACTGGAGAAATATATCGCGGAATTTTGTTGTAACAAGAACACCAACACAGGTGGCTAGTCATGCACAGAAGTACTTTATCAGGCAGCTTTCAGGAGGGAAAGATAAGAGAAGAGCTAGCATCCATGACATAACAACTGTCAACATTAATGACATTAGAACTCCGCCTGACAGTAAAAGACCACCTTCACCTGATCAATCCACTACCGTGCTTTCTCAGCAGTCCAATGCTGTAGCCATGCCTAGAACACATTTTCAATGGAATCAACCCAATATTGGAGCGACCATGGCTTTCAGTGCAACACATGGGAATATGTTTATGTCTTCTTCTTATGGAATTAACTCATATGGGCTCAAAATGCAGGCTCACAATCTGCATAGAGGTGCTGTTCATGAATCTTACATTGGACCTCAAAGTATAGCTTTTCAGATGCAATCTGCACAGCACCACCCTCATGGATGAGACTACCGCAATGGTTTTGATTTCTTCAATGCCACCTCTTCTTTAGTTTCATTGGTATAGCTCTGTCTGTGATTTCTTTTTCCATTTCaaccctttttttttcctttactttttTGTTTTCCGGGGGTCTTTTTGTATATTTCATAAAGAATTCGACTTTAGTCCATAGTTGGCACTTGAACTTGGAGGATAAAGGATTCTGTTTTACCAGGCATTTGAATTTCTGAATTATGAAACTGAGAGGGAAGATTCTCCGGTCTGGGTTATTCTTGTATTTGAGGTCATCCGTTCAATGTatagagtggtgagcactatcCAAATGAGCATGGGGAATGTTTTCAATGGATATTGTTATTGTAAATGATTCTGAAGTAAGACTAGGCTTCACAGTTGCCTGCCCGCCCCATGATCTGATAACTTAAGATGGTTCCTCCAAGATAAGATTAGAAGAATGCAGAAAGAGATTTGCATGCATCAATAAACAACGTTGAGGAATTTCAGGCCTACACAGGATATGAAATAAAGGGATCGACACAATAAGCATCTTCGATTATAAAATAAAAGCTTAGCATTTTTATGTTTGTTTCTATAGTTGTTGATGCATAATAAGGTCATGAATTCTATGagcatatttttaatatataatctgTTAAATATAATCacctttactttttaattttctgcttctgttttctttcttttttcccttCTTTCAGCTTCACAGTTCATCCATTTCAGCAATAAGAGAACAGAAATCTTGAATTTGCTGCAATCAGAGAACTAAGGTCTAAGGTTCTGAATTGGTAGCAGTGGTTTCTGGAATAGCTGTTGTTGGTTCTGCAATTCGCACCCAGAGAAGTCCAAGCTTAAACTATGGATCTACTTTTAgaaccaaattatgcccttaatgtCCATCTCCTAAAAGTTGAACAAGTAAACTAAATATTCAAATCATATTGGCTGAGTCACAAAgcatttttaagttggatttccATGGCACTAAGTACCTACTTTAGTTTCTAAACCTTTTGCAACTGTCTCACTAATCAATTTTTCAGACACCCTAAATGGCCTATTTGACTGGTATTCGACCTTCAAATCATAGTAGAGGCTGACTCTACAGTCCACTAAATCAAGCTGATCTGCATCACATTCCtcaattctcttttcttttctttttctttgataAATTTTTCTGCATTATATTTCTCATGAGACCCTCCTAGAAAAGAGAAGATCCCTTTTAGGGTTATAAATTATTGATTAAATTAGCATAATATAGTACCAAGCGGAATTCAGGCATGcatacccttgtaattaattaataaattaatttgatttgtGGGTATTCTTTAACTATATATCCCCATTTGATTGTCATCCTTGGTGGCAAGACTGTTGCACTTGCACAAGAATGTTTTAAGTCCATGAAAAGCAACATTGCATTGTGATTCTCATTGTACGGCTCAAACCAACTCTATTAAAGATGCACTATTATCTATATCAGAAGCTTCAATTATGAGCCCATCTTAGGAGACAAAACAATCTTTGCTTTTCACTAGGTGAAAAGGGTACTTATTTCCCTTTTCTTAATCATTCCAGGTTTTTTAAATCCCCAAATGGGCATAGAGATTCTCTTTTATTGCATAAAATTTTCATTGGCCATAAGTATCCTTCGGTcttccccaaaaaaaaaaaaaaaaacttcttccTCTCGATTAAGTGCTGCGTTGAACTCATGATTTTGCCTCTAATAAGACAAAATTACCATGATGATTTACCAATTATCATCATAAAGATCAATGAAGCGACCCATTTTTGTGCAGCGATCAAGTTAGGTTTTGCATCCCTCCCTCTCTCAAACCACTCAGATATTTTCTTCTTCTTAATCAATCATGACATCAAATTAATGATTTATCATCTTATATAAACAAAGCAGCAATGATTATTAATAAGTTCAAATGACATAATTCAACGCAGCACAACAAAGCTGAACTTAGCCTCAAGTTTTATCTAATTAAAGGCCGCCACACataacaccaaaaaaaaaaaaaaaaaatcctttttctttttcctccaaACGACTTATTGTTATAGCATTTAATTACAAATAATGCAATAGAATTTTATTGAGATGCCAATTGGCACTAGATCTTATTTGCTGAGACATATAGTGTGTAACTATCACAAGAAGATGCAAAGTTGCTTGCTAAAAATACAAGTGTTAGTATCAAATCAGAAGGGACAAATGGTTAAAAAACAAACTCAAAAAGTTATGGTGTGTTGTTGCTTTCTCATTCACTGTTTACCTATTTTTGGTTCTGTTGGCTCTATTGTTTAATTTCAGCGAAGCAACTATCATAAAAAGCCCCACCAACCACCCTTGTCATTAGCATATGTTATATTCATTCCCTCCCATTAAGCAAGGACACCATGAATAGGGCTTAtccccttttatttatttatttatttttatcaataagGTCATTTCTTTCCATCAAGTTCTCAACAAGTCTTGTTCACTTTATTCTTATTTCCATCAACAACTTAAATAGTTACAAATAAAACTGTTCACACCTTCTGGTTATCCTGTTGCCTCCCTAGTTTCCTAACTCTAGTCTGATTGGTGATTCTGTTGCACATCAAAGAAAAGATGAGCAGTGGGAGAACAGAAGATACATTAATCTCAATAACATAAATAATAGCAACCACAGAAATATTCATACCCCTTCAAGTATAACAAATAGACTACACTACCACAATTTGAGGCATCTCTGGAGAAGAGAAAATGGTATAGTAAAAAGGACATACCATGATCAATAACGCTGATTGAGAATCTGTTCTGTCTTCTGGACTTTTTTTTATTGACAGATGTAAACCCTTGTGTGATGACCGCATCCTATGCATATCTGCACACACCTCACATACACAACACAATTGATCAGTGCCAGCTTCACTATCCTTATTCAACTACCAAGTTGATTATCTCTTTTCAACTAACCATGAAACAACTTGGACCAGAAACAAATACTGGTACTACATAAAGTTGACATGATTATGGCGAATGGACATGGATCGTGGTAAAATAATCCACATTTGTGGTGCATGACGAGAAACCACAAATGCTAAATGCAGGAACTAATGCATCATGTATTTGCAGCCACAATTTATTCAAGAAACTTGGATCTTGGGCAGTTGGGCCAGCCTATCTTCAAGTAAATGAAGTAATTCGGTCTAAAATTTCTCCACATCGTATTTCAACCCAAAACTAAAGGGAAATAATGGATCATACAAGTTATCTTCACTATTCATTGTTCAACCTTTTTAAACCATGTCACTGGCAGTTTTTATCTCCGAAAATAACATCTGTGATTCCTGCGCCTTCAGTTCCAGGCAACCAACCTGCAACAAAAGCATCCATCTTTTCTAAGAGCCGTGCATCTAAAACTAAAGGTCTTCAGATATCAAAATCACCAAGGGGCAAGGTGGGGATTCTATCAGCGACTGAGCTTATGATATCAGCTTCATTGAAGGGGATCACAAGCTCTGAATTATCACCAGTACTGACTTCTGCATATGGATCTTTACCAACAGCTCCAATAGCATAAGAAGAATCTTGGATTGCTATGGTGTCTGGCAATGGATATTTCTCAGGAATCACTTCTATTTCCTTCTCAAGCATCCAAGATAGTAATACCTAAAATGTAAATGATCTCTTAGGTGTAATACTCGCATTTGTTCGCAGCATTAGGCACAAAAACATATAATGGCAAAAACTATTGTCTAGTTTGGATCTTGCTTATAGCAATAAAGTCGCAAAATAAAATGGTTGCCAGATAACTCAGATGAAGAAATATCTTTATGGTGGGTATAGGGACCTAAGATCTCAACCAATGATTGAAGGGTTTAACAAGAAGACAAGCTACACCTTATTTGTGCGGCCAGCAATTAGACCCAAAAGAAAAGGTCTCAAAATAAGACAAAAAGAGATCGTAACAGATTTCAAATGAACTCAAAATATATGTTGCATTTCCATTTTCTTCTATCACTCTTAAGGGTTTTGGGGAGAAGTTGGTCCACCCAAAATGGCAAAAACATTGTTGATATAATAATTTGGGttgattgtaattttatttttaaattttaatttattaaataatttattatatatttttttttaaattttgaccttaactcttaaattttataattatagattttaattaagtgatattgaaattatttttaaaattataaattattgagtctcaaataatattaatatatactattttacattaaaaattaaattatatctgCAGTGACAATTTaacatattaataataaaaaataacgtTTAAAGATGATTTACTAAATAATGATCTTTTATCCTCAGCCATtaattaaatacaaataattCCTTTTATTACCctaaaaaattaagttaattgCATTTATGATAATGAAGGAACATTTAAAAGCAAGCTAACAAATGCTATGCCAATGACTTatcatctaaattttcttggattTTGAAGTCCtcttttttttcttgtaatttcttctcaCCACAATCCTCATAGCACCTCTTCCACAACCAATGTTTCTTCCACACTTTTTCATTCATTTCATCAATTGGGATTCCTTTTGTTTCAGGCAGCAGGAAAATGGCGAAGAGACCCATCACAACTATCCAAGcagcaaagaagaagaagatcccAGATCTCATACGGCAAAGCATGGAGAGGAATGTTTGAGCTATTAGGAATGTACATAACATATTCATGCTTACAGCAAAGAAAAAACCAGCACTTCGTGTCTCTAAAGGGAAAATTTCACTGGGAATTAGCCATCCCAAGGGACCCCATGACCATGCAAATCCGGATACAAACACACAGATCAAGATTAGCACAACCACAGCATAATGCTTTGGCATTATGTTTGTAGATTTCAAATGCTTTGCAAGAGTTGCTCCCATTACAGACTACAAGAAACAAATCCATATATCAGAGTTATTATTAGCTTTGGATCAGTGATACTCATATCATTTTTAAGATTGTAAGGTTTCGAGTTCGAGCTCAAGTCAGAGGAAAAGAAACCTGTGTAAAAGCTCAGTGGAATGAGGTTGTTTACCTGAGCAACGAGCATCTGCATGACAGCTTCTATGAGCAAAAGCCTTCTTCCAATTCTGTCAACAGTAAAAATTGCAATCAATGTAGCTGCCACATTGATAGAGTCAGTGACAACAGCTGATAATAGCGATGCATCGCCCCCCAAGCCCATAGTCTGAAACAGAACTGGAGCATAAAACATGACCACATTGATGCCTGTGAACTGCTGAAAGACTTGAAGAATTGTGCCACAAAAGAGTTGAGGCCAACTAGACCTTTTCATTATGAGATTTCTGAAGGGGCTTTTTACTTGTTTAGCCAGTTCAATGGCATTCAAAATTTCTGAATATTCTTTATCAACATTATCAACGCCTCTAATCTTCTTTAGTACTTCCAAACCCTTTTCATTCTTTCCTCGCTCTATAAGGCTTGTTGGGGTCTCCGAGATGAGAATAGAGCCAAGCAAGAGAATTATAGCAGGGCCAGCAGCTCCACCTAGTGAAATTCTCCAACCATATGGATGCAATTTTGAAGTAAAATAGTTAATGATATTGGCTATCAGAATGCCTATTGTGATAAGCAACTGAAAACATATGTTAAGGCCTCCTCTATACTTTGCAGGCGCAATTTCGGATATGAACAATGGCACTGCCTGCATTAATTCGCATTTTCCCATCAGAA
Proteins encoded:
- the LOC110666347 gene encoding transcription factor DIVARICATA-like, with amino-acid sequence MKWEMEVLSPASYHSSTNWLIEDSKSTIWTPAENKIFENALAVYDKDTPDRWHRVAAMLPGKTVGDVIKHYRELEVDISNIEAGLIPIPGYRTSPFTLDWSSSNSYDGFKQSYVLGGKRSSSGRPADQERKKGVPWTEEEHKLFLMGLKKYGKGDWRNISRNFVVTRTPTQVASHAQKYFIRQLSGGKDKRRASIHDITTVNINDIRTPPDSKRPPSPDQSTTVLSQQSNAVAMPRTHFQWNQPNIGATMAFSATHGNMFMSSSYGINSYGLKMQAHNLHRGAVHESYIGPQSIAFQMQSAQHHPHG
- the LOC110666409 gene encoding sugar transport protein 6-like, with amino-acid sequence MPGNIMVKSCSDNDFPSKLTGQVLVCSIIAAFGGLMFGYDIGISGGVTSMDDFLKKFFPIVYVKKHKARENNYCKYDNEYLQLFTSSLYLAAILSSFAASFFCKIWGRKPTIQVASIFFLAGAILNAVAQNLGMLIAGRLCLGAGVGFGNQAVPLFISEIAPAKYRGGLNICFQLLITIGILIANIINYFTSKLHPYGWRISLGGAAGPAIILLLGSILISETPTSLIERGKNEKGLEVLKKIRGVDNVDKEYSEILNAIELAKQVKSPFRNLIMKRSSWPQLFCGTILQVFQQFTGINVVMFYAPVLFQTMGLGGDASLLSAVVTDSINVAATLIAIFTVDRIGRRLLLIEAVMQMLVAQSVMGATLAKHLKSTNIMPKHYAVVVLILICVFVSGFAWSWGPLGWLIPSEIFPLETRSAGFFFAVSMNMLCTFLIAQTFLSMLCRMRSGIFFFFAAWIVVMGLFAIFLLPETKGIPIDEMNEKVWKKHWLWKRCYEDCGEKKLQEKKEDFKIQENLDDKSLA